The Elephas maximus indicus isolate mEleMax1 chromosome 19, mEleMax1 primary haplotype, whole genome shotgun sequence genome contains a region encoding:
- the CHD3 gene encoding chromodomain-helicase-DNA-binding protein 3 isoform X8, translated as MKEPDTMILWARSENDQLRLSFPLRPCCDDRRLDKDDIRLLPSALGVKKRKRGPKKQKENKPGKPRKRKKLDSEEEFGSERDEYREKSESGGSEYGTGPGRKRRRKHREKKEKKTKRRKKGEGDGGQKQVEQKSSATLLLTWGLEDVEHVFSEEDYHTLTNYKAFSQFMRPLIAKKNPKIPMSKMMTILGAKWREFSANNPFKGSAAAVAAAAAAAAAAVAEQVSAAVSSATPIAPSGPPALPPPPAADTQPPPIRRAKTKEGKGPGHKRRSKSPRVPDGRKKLRGKKMAPLKIKLGLLGGKKKKGGSYVLQSDEGPEPEAEESDLDSGSVHSASGRPDGPVRTKRLKRGRPGRKKKKVLGCPAVAGEEEVDGYETDHQDYCEVCQQGGEIILCDTCPRAYHLVCLDPELDRAPEGKWSCPHCEKEGVQWEAKEEEEEYEEEGEEEGEKEEEDDHMEYCRVCKDGGELLCCDACISSYHIHCLNPPLPDIPNGEWLCPRCTCPVLKGRVQKILHWRWGEPPVSVPAPQQADGSPDAPAPRPLQGRSEREFFVKWVGLSYWHCSWAKELQLEIFHLVMYRNYQRKNDMDEPPPLDYGSGEDDGKSDKRKVKDPHYAEMEEKYYRFGIKPEWMTVHRIINHSVDKKGNYHYLVKWRDLPYDQSTWEEDEMNIPEYEDHKQSYWRHRELIMGEDPAQPRKYKKKKKEVQTDGPPSSPTNDPTVKYETQPRFITATGGTLHMYQLEGLNWLRFSWAQGTDTILADEMGLGKTIQTIVFLYSLYKEGHTKGPFLVSAPLSTIINWEREFQMWAPKFYVVTYTGDKDSRAIIRENEFSFEDNAIKGGKKAFKMKREAQVKFHVLLTSYELITIDQAALGSIRWACLVVDEAHRLKNNQSKFFRVLNGYKIDHKLLLTGTPLQNNLEELFHLLNFLTPERFNNLEGFLEEFADISKEDQIKKLHDLLGPHMLRRLKADVFKNMPAKTELIVRVELSPMQKKYYKYILTRNFEALNSRGGGNQVSLLNIMMDLKKCCNHPYLFPVAAMESPKLPSGAYEGGALIKASGKLMLLQKMLRKLKEQGHRVLIFSQMTKMLDLLEDFLDYEGYKYERIDGGITGALRQEAIDRFNAPGAQQFCFLLSTRAGGLGINLATADTVIIFDSDWNPHNDIQAFSRAHRIGQANKVMIYRFVTRASVEERITQVAKRKMMLTHLVVRPGLGSKAGSMSKQELDDILKFGTEELFKDENEGENKEEDSSVIHYDNEAIARLLDRNQDATEDTDVQNMNEYLSSFKVAQYVVREEDKIEEIEREIIKQEENVDPDYWEKLLRHHYEQQQEDLARNLGKGKRVRKQVNYNDAAQEDQDNQSEYSVGSEEEDEDFDERPEGRRQSKRQLRNEKDKPLPPLLARVGGNIEVLGFNTRQRKAFLNAVMRWGMPPQDAFTTQWLVRDLRGKTEKEFKAYVSLFMRHLCEPGADGSETFADGVPREGLSRQQVLTRIGVMSLVKKKVQEFEHINGRWSMPELMPEPSADSKRSSRASSPTKTSPTTPEASATNSPCTSKPATPAPSEKGDGIRTPLEKDEAENQEEKPEKDSKTGEKMETEPDAPSPAPSLGERLDPRKIPLEDEVPGVPGELEIEPGYRGGREKSATELTPGERGEEKPLDGQEHRERPEGETGDFSKREDVKGDRELRPGPPRDEPRSNGRREEKAEKPRFMFNIADGGFTELHTLWQNEERAAISSGKLNEIWHRRHDYWLLAGIVLHGYARWQDIQNDAQFAIINEPFKTEANKGNFLEMKNKFLARRFKLLEQALVIEEQLRRAAYLNLSQEPAHPAMALHARFAEAECLAESHQHLSKESLAGNKPANAVLHKVLNQLEELLSDMKADVTRLPATLSRIPPIAARLQMSERSILSRLASKGTEPHPTPAFPPGPYATPPGYGVAFSAAPVGALAAAGANYSQMPAGSFITAATNGPPVLVKKEKEMVGAVVSDGLDRKEPRAGEVICIDD; from the exons ATGAAGGAGCCAGACACTATGATCCTGTGGGCAAGAAGTGAAAATGACCAGCtaaggctttcttttcctttaaggcCATGTTGTGATGACAGGAGGCTTG ATAAGGATGACATTCGGCTACTGCCTTCAGCATTGGGTGTGAAGAAAAGAAAACGAGGACCCAAAAAACAGAAGGAGAACAAGCCAGGAAAACCCCGAAAACGCAAGAAGCTT GACAGTGAGGAAGAATTTGGCTCTGAGCGAGATGAATACCGGGAGAAGTCAGAGAGTGGGGGCAGTGAATATGGAACCGGACCAGGTCGGAAGCGGAGACGGAAGCAccgagaaaaaaaggagaagaagacaAAGCGGCGGAAAAAAGGGGAGGGAGACGGGGGACAAAAG CAGGTAGAACAGAAGTCATCAGCTACTCTGCTTCTGACCTGGGGCCTGGAGGATGTGGAGCATGTGTTCTCTGAGGAGGATTACCACACGCTCACCAACTACAAAGCCTTTAGCCAGTTCATGAG GCCTCTAATTGCTAAGAAGAATCCTAAGATCCCAATGTCTAAAATGATGACCATCCTTGGGGCCAAGTGGAGAGAGTTCAGCGCCAACAACCCCTTCAAGGGGTCAGCAGCTgctgtggcggcggcggcggcggcggcggcagcagctgTAGCTGAGCAGGTGTCAGCTGCTGTCTCATCGGCCACCCCCATAGCACCTTCCGGACCCCCTGCCCTTCCACCACCCCCTGCTGCTGATACCCAGCCCCCACCCATCCGaagagccaaaaccaaagaggGCAAAG GTCCAGGCCATAAGAGGCGGAGTAAGAGCCCCCGAGTGCCTGACGGACGGAAGAAGCTCCGGGGAAAGAAGatggcaccactcaaaattaAACTAGGGCTGCTGGGTGGCAAGAAGAAGAAGGGAGGCTCG TATGTTTTGCAGAGTGATGAGGGCCCCGAGCCAGAGGCTGAGGAGTCAGACCTGGATAGTGGCAGTGTCCACAGTGCCTCAGGTCGACCCGATGGGCCTGTTCGCACCAAGAGACTAAAGAGAGGCCGGccaggaaggaagaagaagaagg TCCTGGGCTGTCCTGCAGTGGCCGGGGAGGAGGAGGTTGATGGCTACGAGACGGATCACCAGGATTACTGTGAGGTGTGCCAGCAGGGTGGGGAAATTATTCTGTGCGACACCTGCCCTCGTGCCTACCACCTCGTCTGCCTTGATCCTGAACTTGACCGGGCTCCTGAGGGCAAATGGAGCTGCCCTCACTGT GAGAAGGAGGGAGTACAGTGGGAGgccaaggaggaggaagaagaatatgaagaggagggagaggaagaaggggagaaggaggaggaggatgatCACATGGAGTACTGCCGTGTGTGCAAGGATGGGGGGGAGCTCCTCTGCTGTGACGCCTGCATCTCCTCCTACCACATCCATTGTCTAAACCCTCCCCTGCCTGACATCCCCAACGGGGAATGGCTATGTCCCCGATGCACA TGCCCTGTGCTGAAGGGCCGTGTGCAGAAGATTCTGCATTGGCGGTGGGGGGAGCCACCTGTGTCAGTGCCAGCCCCTCAGCAGGCAGATGGGAGTCCAGATGCCCCAGCCCCTCGCCCTCTTCAAGGCAGATCAGAGCGAGAATTCTTTGTCAAGTGGGTAGGCCTGTCCTACTGGCATTGCTCCTGGGCCAAGGAGCTTCAG CTGGAAATCTTCCACTTGGTAATGTATCGAAACTACCAACGGAAGAATGACATGGATGAGCCCCCACCCCTGGATTATGGCTCTGGCGAGGATGACGGGAAGAGTGACAAGCGCAAGGTGAAAGATCCACACTACGCCGAGATGGAGGAGAAGTACTATCGCTTTGGAATCAAGCCAGAGTGGATGACCGTCCACCGCATCATCAACCACAG TGTGGATAAAAAGGGTAATTACCACTATTTAGTGAAATGGAGGGACTTGCCATATGACCAGTCCACATGGGAGGAAGATGAAATGAACATCCCTGAATATGAAGACCATAAACAAAGCTACTGGAGACATCG AGAACTAATTATGGGGGAGGATCCTGCCCAGCCCCGCAAgtataagaagaagaagaaggaggtgCAGACTGATGGGCCTCCCAGTTCTCCTACTAACGAT CCTACAGTGAAATATGAGACCCAGCCACGGTTTATCACAGCtaccggtggcacactgcatatgTATCAGCTGGAAGGGCTGAACTGGCTACGCTTCTCATGGGCCCAGGGCACTGACACCATTCTGGCTGATGAAATGGGGCTGGGCAAGACCATACAAACCATCGTCTTCCTCTACTCACTCTATAAGGAG GGCCACACAAAAGGTCCCTTCCTGGTGAGTGCCCCCCTCTCTACCATCATTAACTGGGAGCGGGAGTTCCAAATGTGGGCACCTAAGTTTTATGTGGTGACATACACGGGTGACAAGGACAGCCGGGCCATCATTCGTGAGAATGAGTTTTCCTTTGAGGACAACGCCATCAAAGGTGGCAAGAAAGCTTTTAAGATGAAG AGGGAGGCACAGGTGAAGTTCCATGTTCTCCTGACTTCATATGAGCTGATAACCATTGATCAGGCAGCACTGGGCTCCATCCGCTGGGCCTGCCTCGTGGTGGACGAGGCCCATCGGCTCAAGAACAACCAGTCCAAG TTTTTCAGGGTCCTCAATGGCTATAAGATAGATCATAAGTTACTGCTGACAGGGACCCCTCTGCAGAATAACCTGGAGGAGCTCTTCCATCTGCTGAACTTCCTGACCCCCGAGAGGTTTAA CAACCTAGAGGGCTTCTTGGAGGAATTTGCTGACATATCCAAAGAGGACCAGATTAAGAAGCTGCATGATTTGTTGGGGCCACACATGCTACGGAGGCTCAAGGCTGACGTCTTTAAGAACATGCCAGCCAAGACAGAGCTCATTGTTCGAGTGGAGCTGAGCCCTATGCAGAA GAAATACTACAAGTACATCCTGACTCGAAATTTTGAGGCCTTGAATTCACGAGGTGGTGGGAACCAAGTGTCGCTGCTCAACATCATGATGGATCTCAAGAAGTGCTGTAACCACCCGTACCTCTTTCCTGTGGCTGCTATG GAGTCCCCAAAACTCCCCAGTGGGGCTTATGAGGGTGGGGCACTAATTAAGGCGTCTGGGAAGCTTATGTTGCTGCAGAAGATGTTGCGGAAGCTGAAGGAGCAAGGACACAGAGTGCTTATTTTCTCGCAG ATGACCAAAATGTTAGACTTGCTGGAGGACTTCTTAGACTACGAAGGCTACAAGTACGAGCGCATTGATGGTGGCATCACTGGTGCACTGAGGCAGGAGGCCATCGATCGGTTCAACG CTCCTGGGGCCCAACAATTCTGCTTCCTCCTGTCCACCCGAGCGGGGGGCCTGGGCATCAATCTGGCCACTGCTGACACTGTCATCATCTTCGATTCTGACTGGAACCCTCATAATGACATCCAG GCCTTCAGCAGGGCTCATCGGATCGGCCAGGCCAACAAAGTGATGATTTACCGGTTTGTGACCCGCGCGTCAGTGGAAGAGCGAATCACACAGGTGGCCAAGAGAAAGATGATGCTGACGCACCTGGTGGTGCGGCCTGGACTAGGCTCCAAGGCAGGCTCCATGTCCAAGCAGGAGCTGGATGACATCCTCAAATTTGGCACCGAGGAGCTGTTCAAGGATGAAAACGAGG GAGAGAACAAGGAGGAGGACAGCAGTGTGATCCACTATGACAATGAGGCCATCGCTAGGCTCTTGGACCGGAACCAGGATGCAACTGAAGACACCGATGTGCAGAACATGAATGAGTATCTCAGCTCCTTCAAGGTGGCACAGTATGTTGTGCGGGAAGAAGACAAG ATTGAGGAAATCGAGCGAGAAATCATCAAGCAGGAGGAGAATGTGGATCCTGACTATTGGGAGAAGCTGCTGAGGCATCACTATGAGCAGCAGCAGGAGGACCTGGCTCGGAATCTCGGCAAGGGCAAGCGTGTTCGGAAGCAAGTTAACTATAACGATGCTGCTCAGGAGGACCAAG ATAACCAGTCAGAATACTCAGTGGGATCAGAGGAGGAGGATGAAGACTTTGACGAACGTCCTGAAG GGCGTCGTCAGTCAAAGAGGCAGCTCCGAAATGAAAAGGATAAGCCACTTCCTCCGCTGCTGGCTCGAGTTGGGGGCAACATTGAG GTGTTGGGGTTCAACACGCGTCAGCGGAAGGCTTTCCTGAATGCTGTGATGCGCTGGGGGATGCCACCTCAGGATGCCTTCACCACTCAGTGGCTGGTGCGGGACCTGAGGGGCAAGACTGAAAAGGAGTTTAA GGCCTATGTGTCACTGTTCATGCGCCATCTCTGTGAACCTGGGGCAGATGGCTCTGAAACCTTTGCCGATGGAGTCCCTCGGGAGGGACTGAGTCGTCAGCAAGTGTTGACCCGCATTGGAGTCATGTCTCTGGTCAAGAAGAAG GTACAGGAGTTTGAGCACATCAATGGGCGCTGGTCAATGCCAGAGCTGATGCCTGAGCCCAGTGCCGACTCAAAACGCTCGTCTAGAGCCTCCTCTCCAACCAAAACATCCCCTACCACTCCTGAGGCTTCCGCTACAAACAGTCCTTGCACCTCTAAACCTG CTACTCCAGCTCCAAGTGAGAAAGGAGATGGGATAAGGACACCTCTTGAGAAGGACGAAGCCGAAAACCAGGAGGAGAAGCCAGAGAAGGATAGCAAAACTGGGGAGAAGATGGAGACAGAG CCTGatgcccccagcccagccccttcGCTTGGGGAGAGGCTGGACCCAAGGAAGATTCCTCTAGAAGATGAGGTGCCAGGGGTACCTGGAGAGTTGGAGATTGAACCTGGGTACCGGGGGGGCAGAGAGAAATCAG CCACGGAGTTGACGCcaggagagaggggagaggagaagcCGTTGGATGGACAAGAGCACAGGGAGAGGCCGGAGGGGGAAACAGGGGATTTTAGCAAGAGAG AAGATGTAAAAGGGGACCGGGAGCTTCGACCAGGACCTCCTCGAGATGAGCCACGGTCCAATGGGCGACGTGAGGAGAAGGCAGAGAAGCCACGGTTCATGTTTAACATCGCAGATGGTGGTTTCACAG AGCTTCACACGCTGTGGCAGAATGAGGAACGGGCAGCTATTTCCTCTGGGAAACTCAATGAGATCTGGCACCGAAGACATGACTATTGGCTTCTGGCTGGGATTGTCCT CCATGGTTATGCACGGTggcaggacatccagaatgaTGCTCAGTTTGCCATTATCAATGAGCCATTTAAAACCGAAGCCAATAAAGGGAACTTTCTGGAGATGAAAAATAAGTTCCTGGCCCGGAGGTTCAAG CTCCTGGAGCAGGCGCTGGTGATCGAGGAGCAGCTGCGGCGGGCGGCCTACCTGAACCTGTCACAGGAGCCGGCGCACCCCGCCATGGCCCTCCACGCCCGCTTCGCCGAGGCCGAGTGCCTGGCCGAGAGCCACCAGCACCTCTCCAAGGAGTCGCTGGCGGGGAACAAGCCGGCCAACGCCGTCCTGCACAAGG TTCTGAACCAGCTGGAGGAGTTGCTGAGCGACATGAAGGCGGACGTGACCCGCCTGCCAGCCACGTTGTCCCGAATACCCCCCATCGCAGCCCGCCTTCAGATGTCCGAGCGCAGCATCCTCAGCCGGCTGGCCAGCAAGGGCACAGAGCCTCACCCCACACCG gccttccctccgggTCCGTACGCTACACCTCCGGGGTACGGGGTAGCCTTCAGCGCCGCACCCGTAGGGGCCCTGGCCGCCGCAGGCGCCAATTACAGCCAGATGCCGGCAGGGTCCTTCATCACAG CCGCCACCAACGGCCCTCCAGTGCTggtgaagaaggagaaggaaatggtGGGGGCAGTGGTGTCAGACGGGCTGGATCGGAAGGAGCCCCGAGCCGGGGAGGTGATCTGTATAGACGACTGA